One Pseudomonas sp. AN-1 genomic region harbors:
- the bcsA gene encoding UDP-forming cellulose synthase catalytic subunit: MRRAVPAAQTWRTRLWPYRRLRRARGASRPTALLLSLLQLLGWLLLRLESPAWQALLSRHDHWYPHLAERPPRIGDPLRYLTQSLWLLLWRGADARPRRLVRLRGWLQGRRAAMRALAERGWTRLSARLPRPRTAPWQRAEAGLLRAASWQRRTLLGLVGLVAGVLALLCITAPFDYAAQVAFVLLLWGLAMLVRRLPGRFALLLLVLLSVLASCRYLWWRYTATLNWNDGIDLTCGLILLLAETYAWLILMLGYLQTSWPLNREPAPLPDDLARWPTVDLMIPTYNEDLAVVRNTVLAALGLDWPADKLRVHILDDGRRDSFRRFAAEVGAGYIVRPDNRHAKAGNLNHALTCTDAELVAIFDCDHVPVRSFLQLTVGWFLRDPRLALVQTPHHFFSPDPFERNLGIFRRRPNEGELFYGLVQDGNDLWNAAFFCGSCAVLRRSALEEVGGVAVETVTEDAHTALRLHRRGWNSAYLRIPQAAGLATESLSAHIGQRIRWARGMAQIFRTDNPLLGRGLSFFQRICYANAMLHFLAGLPRLVFLTAPLAFLLLHAYIIYAPAAMILLQVLPHMVHASLANSRMQGAWRHSFWGEVYETVLAWYIAWPTTVALFAPKKGKFNVTAKGGLMPENQFDWRIARPYLVLAGLNLLGLGFAVWRLHHGPAEEVGTVLVSVLWVLYNLLIIGGAVAVAAEARQLRQNHRVPARLPAALRLPDGRVYGGVLVDYSSGGAGIELPLELGLDAQTPVRLLLRRGAREFAFAGRLSHCLGRHVGVRFEELSLQQQIDLVQCTFARANAWLGWNEGYLEERPLRSFLDVLALGLNGYVRLLEHAPPGLRTLLGGLLRLLRWCASFLPHPPRPLSQPSVRALSV, from the coding sequence ATGAGGCGTGCCGTGCCGGCCGCACAGACCTGGCGTACGCGGCTGTGGCCCTACCGCCGGCTGCGCCGCGCGCGCGGCGCCAGCCGACCGACGGCGCTGCTGCTCAGCCTGCTGCAGCTGCTCGGCTGGCTGCTGCTGCGTCTGGAGAGTCCGGCCTGGCAGGCGCTGCTGAGCCGCCACGATCACTGGTATCCGCATCTGGCCGAGCGTCCGCCGCGCATCGGCGATCCGCTGCGCTACCTGACGCAGAGCCTCTGGCTGCTGCTCTGGCGCGGCGCGGACGCCCGTCCGCGCCGGCTCGTCCGCCTGCGCGGCTGGCTGCAGGGACGACGCGCGGCCATGCGCGCGCTGGCCGAGCGTGGCTGGACGCGGCTGAGCGCGCGCCTGCCACGCCCGCGCACGGCGCCCTGGCAGCGCGCCGAGGCCGGCCTGCTGCGCGCCGCCAGCTGGCAGCGGCGCACCCTGCTCGGGCTGGTCGGCCTGGTCGCCGGCGTGCTGGCCCTGCTGTGCATCACCGCGCCTTTCGACTACGCCGCCCAGGTGGCGTTCGTCCTGCTGCTGTGGGGCCTGGCCATGCTGGTGCGCCGGCTGCCGGGGCGCTTCGCCCTGCTGCTACTGGTGCTGCTGTCAGTGCTCGCCTCCTGTCGCTACCTGTGGTGGCGCTACACCGCGACCCTCAACTGGAACGACGGCATCGACCTGACCTGCGGCCTGATCCTGCTGCTGGCGGAAACCTACGCCTGGCTGATCCTGATGCTCGGCTACCTGCAGACCAGCTGGCCGCTCAACCGCGAGCCGGCGCCGCTGCCGGACGATCTCGCCCGCTGGCCGACGGTGGACCTGATGATCCCCACCTACAACGAGGATCTGGCGGTGGTGCGCAACACCGTGCTCGCCGCCCTCGGCCTCGACTGGCCGGCGGACAAGCTGCGCGTGCACATCCTCGACGACGGCCGCCGCGACAGCTTCCGCCGCTTCGCCGCCGAGGTCGGCGCCGGCTACATCGTTCGCCCGGACAACCGCCACGCCAAGGCCGGCAACCTCAACCACGCGCTGACCTGCACCGACGCCGAGCTGGTGGCGATCTTCGACTGCGACCACGTGCCGGTGCGCTCCTTCCTGCAGCTCACCGTCGGCTGGTTCCTGCGCGATCCGCGGCTGGCGCTGGTGCAGACCCCGCACCACTTCTTCTCCCCCGATCCGTTCGAGCGCAACCTCGGTATCTTCCGCCGCCGGCCCAACGAGGGCGAGCTGTTCTACGGCCTGGTGCAGGACGGCAACGACCTGTGGAACGCGGCCTTCTTCTGCGGCTCCTGCGCTGTGCTGCGGCGCAGCGCGCTGGAGGAGGTCGGCGGGGTGGCGGTGGAGACCGTCACCGAGGATGCCCACACCGCCCTGCGCCTGCACCGCCGCGGCTGGAACTCGGCCTACCTGCGCATCCCCCAGGCTGCCGGCCTGGCCACCGAGAGCCTGTCGGCGCACATCGGCCAGCGCATCCGCTGGGCGCGCGGCATGGCGCAGATCTTCCGCACCGACAATCCGCTGCTGGGCCGCGGCCTGAGCTTCTTCCAGCGCATCTGCTACGCCAACGCCATGCTGCACTTCCTCGCCGGGCTGCCGCGGCTGGTGTTCCTCACCGCGCCGCTGGCCTTCCTGCTGCTGCACGCCTACATCATCTACGCGCCGGCGGCGATGATCCTGCTGCAGGTGCTGCCGCACATGGTCCACGCCAGCCTGGCCAACTCGCGCATGCAGGGCGCCTGGCGGCACAGCTTCTGGGGCGAGGTCTACGAGACGGTGCTGGCCTGGTACATCGCCTGGCCGACCACGGTGGCGCTGTTCGCGCCGAAGAAGGGCAAGTTCAACGTCACCGCCAAGGGCGGCCTGATGCCGGAGAACCAGTTCGACTGGCGCATCGCCCGGCCCTACCTGGTGCTCGCCGGCCTCAACCTGCTCGGTCTCGGCTTCGCCGTCTGGCGCCTGCACCACGGCCCGGCCGAGGAGGTCGGCACGGTGCTGGTCAGCGTCCTGTGGGTGCTCTACAACCTGCTGATCATCGGCGGCGCAGTGGCGGTGGCGGCCGAGGCGCGCCAGCTGCGCCAGAACCACCGGGTGCCGGCACGCCTGCCGGCGGCCCTGCGCCTGCCCGACGGCCGGGTCTACGGCGGCGTGCTGGTCGACTACTCCAGCGGCGGCGCCGGCATCGAGCTGCCCCTGGAGCTGGGCCTCGACGCGCAGACGCCGGTGCGCCTGCTGCTGCGCCGCGGCGCGCGCGAGTTCGCCTTCGCCGGGCGGCTCAGCCACTGCCTCGGTCGCCACGTCGGCGTGCGCTTCGAGGAGCTGTCCCTGCAGCAGCAGATCGACCTGGTGCAGTGCACCTTCGCCCGCGCCAACGCCTGGCTGGGCTGGAACGAGGGCTACCTCGAGGAGCGCCCGCTGCGCAGCTTCCTCGACGTGCTGGCGCTGGGCCTGAACGGCTACGTGCGCCTGCTCGAACACGCTCCGCCCGGCCTGCGCACCCTGCTCGGCGGCCTGCTGCGCCTGCTGCGCTGGTGCGCCAGCTTCCTGCCGCATCCGCCGCGCCCCCTTTCCCAACCTTCCGTGCGAGCCCTGTCCGTATGA
- the bcsB gene encoding cellulose biosynthesis cyclic di-GMP-binding regulatory protein BcsB yields MTLSFKPWLAALILFASTRAALAVAAADTGALPAAPLEAPAALALAEPVEPPVPAWQDSRRFAELGRSADVLLLGIRNSEQIEFGLRRDRLVTAARLSLEYTPSPALLPTLSHLRVYLNDRLMGVLAIDHDQPGQQVRRELPLDPRLLGDFNRLRLEFVGHYAEICEDPANSALWLSLSRDSAIHLDEQALSLPNDLAHFPAPFFDPRDSGPLELPVVFAGAPTVGEQRAAAVLASHFGRLADWRGVRFPVLFDRLPAVAGKRPPQPTLVFATNTRRPAFMADPERFPAVEGPVLELIDHPDSPYGTLLLVRGRDEADLQRAVEALALGSPLLRGTRVTVGELPPPTPRRPYDAPKWAPTDRPVRLAELLDYPQQLQVSGLQPAPINLDIHLPPDLFVWRNQGIPLRTQFRYSVPGNSDESRLDVHLNDQFIASLALPGREQRSGVEEMRLAVTGEAEGLREKLLVPALKVGDRNRLSYAFNFASVQGSAQRDRCQTMLPVAVHGSIDEASTIDLSGYHHYLAMPDLRAFARSGFPFSRMADLSETLVLVPRQASEAQVATLLETLGGLGAQIGYPALGVRLSDDWQAARAADADLLLLGDWPAELRERADFGVRLAAPYDRLLAGQPVRAQPTGRQVLGTVTPQATVQIAASAPIAAVAGLQSPFHAQRSIVALLASGAEDYALLRDTLADPGAREGMAGSLALIRSSGVHSQFVGEPYYVGELPWWLLLWFHLSEHPLLVAALSALSVVLGAFLVWYLLRGVARRRRGEA; encoded by the coding sequence ATGACCCTGTCGTTCAAGCCCTGGCTGGCTGCCCTGATCCTGTTCGCCTCGACCCGGGCCGCGCTGGCCGTCGCCGCGGCGGATACCGGCGCGCTGCCCGCCGCCCCGCTGGAGGCGCCGGCGGCGCTCGCGCTGGCCGAACCGGTCGAGCCGCCGGTGCCGGCCTGGCAGGACAGCCGGCGCTTCGCCGAGCTGGGGCGCAGCGCCGACGTGCTGCTGCTGGGCATCCGCAACAGCGAGCAGATCGAGTTCGGCCTGCGCCGCGACCGCCTGGTCACCGCCGCGCGGCTGAGCCTGGAGTACACCCCGTCGCCGGCCCTGCTGCCGACCCTGTCGCACCTGCGCGTCTACCTCAACGACCGCCTGATGGGCGTGCTGGCCATCGACCACGACCAGCCCGGCCAGCAGGTGCGCCGCGAGCTGCCGCTCGACCCGCGCCTGCTCGGCGACTTCAACCGCCTGCGCCTGGAGTTCGTCGGCCACTACGCGGAGATCTGCGAGGACCCGGCCAACAGCGCGCTGTGGCTGAGCCTCAGCCGCGACAGCGCGATCCACCTCGACGAGCAGGCGCTGAGCCTGCCCAACGATCTGGCGCACTTCCCGGCGCCGTTCTTCGATCCCCGCGACAGCGGCCCGCTGGAGCTGCCGGTGGTGTTCGCCGGCGCGCCGACGGTCGGCGAGCAGCGCGCCGCGGCGGTGCTCGCCTCGCACTTCGGCCGCCTCGCCGACTGGCGCGGCGTGCGTTTCCCGGTGCTGTTCGACCGCCTGCCGGCGGTCGCCGGGAAACGGCCGCCGCAGCCGACCCTGGTGTTCGCCACCAACACCCGGCGGCCGGCGTTCATGGCCGACCCCGAGCGCTTCCCGGCGGTCGAGGGCCCGGTGCTGGAGCTGATCGACCACCCCGACAGCCCCTACGGCACCCTGCTGCTGGTGCGCGGGCGCGACGAGGCCGACCTGCAGCGCGCGGTCGAGGCGCTGGCGCTGGGCAGCCCGCTGCTGCGCGGCACCCGCGTGACGGTCGGCGAGCTGCCGCCGCCGACGCCGCGCCGCCCCTACGACGCGCCGAAGTGGGCGCCCACCGACCGTCCGGTGCGCCTCGCCGAGCTGCTCGACTACCCGCAGCAGCTGCAGGTCAGCGGCCTGCAGCCGGCGCCGATCAACCTCGACATCCACCTGCCGCCGGACCTGTTCGTCTGGCGCAACCAGGGCATCCCGCTGCGCACCCAGTTCCGCTACAGCGTGCCGGGCAACAGCGACGAGTCGCGGCTGGACGTCCACCTCAACGACCAGTTCATCGCCAGCCTCGCGCTGCCCGGCCGCGAGCAGCGCAGCGGCGTCGAGGAGATGCGCCTGGCGGTGACCGGCGAGGCCGAGGGCCTGCGCGAGAAGCTGCTGGTGCCCGCGCTCAAGGTCGGCGACCGCAACCGCCTGAGCTACGCCTTCAACTTCGCCAGCGTGCAGGGCAGCGCCCAGCGCGACCGCTGCCAGACCATGCTGCCGGTGGCGGTGCACGGCAGCATCGACGAGGCGTCGACCATCGACCTGTCCGGCTACCACCACTATCTGGCGATGCCCGACCTGCGCGCCTTCGCCCGCAGCGGCTTCCCGTTCAGCCGCATGGCCGACCTTTCCGAGACCCTGGTGCTGGTGCCCCGCCAGGCCAGCGAGGCGCAGGTGGCGACCCTGCTCGAGACGCTCGGCGGGCTGGGCGCGCAGATCGGCTATCCGGCCCTCGGCGTGCGCCTGAGCGACGACTGGCAGGCGGCCCGCGCGGCCGACGCCGACCTGCTGCTGCTCGGCGACTGGCCGGCGGAGCTGCGCGAGCGCGCCGACTTCGGCGTGCGTCTGGCGGCGCCCTACGACCGCCTGCTGGCCGGCCAGCCGGTGCGCGCGCAGCCCACCGGCCGGCAGGTGCTGGGCACGGTGACGCCGCAGGCGACGGTACAGATCGCCGCCAGCGCGCCGATCGCCGCGGTGGCCGGCCTGCAGTCGCCGTTCCATGCCCAGCGCAGCATCGTCGCCCTGCTCGCCAGCGGGGCCGAGGACTACGCCCTGCTGCGCGACACCCTGGCCGACCCCGGCGCGCGCGAGGGGATGGCCGGCTCGCTGGCGCTGATCCGCAGCAGCGGGGTGCACAGCCAGTTCGTCGGCGAGCCCTACTACGTCGGCGAACTGCCCTGGTGGCTGCTGCTGTGGTTCCACCTCTCCGAGCATCCGCTGCTGGTGGCGGCGCTGAGCGCGCTCAGCGTGGTGCTCGGCGCCTTCCTGGTCTGGTACCTGCTGCGCGGCGTGGCCCGCCGCCGGCGCGGGGAGGCCTGA